The following are encoded in a window of Schistocerca nitens isolate TAMUIC-IGC-003100 unplaced genomic scaffold, iqSchNite1.1 HiC_scaffold_519, whole genome shotgun sequence genomic DNA:
- the LOC126232496 gene encoding WAS/WASL-interacting protein family member 2-like: protein MHVRQHRYPYTRPPIAHSRSVFNIINGAPAARRGRSHDAAATFAPTHSRTAKQLADPPTQHSRQTKTTAAAATKQNKHLAPSVRQKTNGQAHRPLLTTTTQRHAAPFPPLSIHSARDPVVDDDTRRARFPQPTPFRHYARLHPTPVATALLHALSPPPPPPPPPPPPLSPFPYTTTQPKTHSRPKHNNMARASAAHPQPVTVDTTTRKARKNRRPSTLPSKQHKQPHRRNHQQLPAGRQPPNAHSRSPPHTSRQPFRKDMT from the coding sequence atgcacgtacgacaacaccgctacccgtacacaaggcctcccattgcacacagccgctctgtgttcaacatcatcaatggcgcgcccgcggctcgtcgcggtcgcagccatgacgccgccgccacttttgcaccaacacattcacgcaccgcaaaacagctcgccgacccaccgacacagcacagccgacaaacaaaaacaaccgcggcggcggcaacaaaacaaaacaaacacctcgcaccaagcgtccgacagaaaacaaacggacaggcacacaggcctctgctaacgaccacgacacagcggcacgctgcccctttcccgccactctcgattcacagcgcacgcgaccccgtcgtcgacgacgacacgcgacgggctcgcttcccgcaacctacacctttccgccactacgcacggctccacccgacgcccgtcgcaacggcactactgcacgcactatcacccccgccgccgccgccgccgccgccgcctcctcctctctcccccttcccgtacacaacaacacagccaaaaacacactcacgacccaaacataacaacatggcacgtgcatcggcggcacacccccaaccagtcaccgtcgacacaaccacacgcaaggcacggaaaaaccggcgtccttccacgttgccatcaaagcagcacaaacaaccacacaggaggaaccaccaacaactgccggccggccggcaaccaccaaacgcacattcccgctcgccaccacacacctctcggcagccgtttcgcaaagacatgacatga